ATGGCAAAATACAAAAACGATAAGTTTCGACGAAGAAAGAATGACTTGTACATTTCACCGTCACTAGCCAAATTGTCATCATATAAAATAAAACTAATCAACATGTACTGCAAAAACTATACGTGAAAGGTGAGATATGAATATCATGCATGAATTTTATATATCTGCTATGACAGCCAACAAACATAATTCTCTATTATTACTAGCTATAGTACACTATTTATGCAATCCTATCCACAATAATTTGGTGGGTGCATATAGATTTCGAGATAGAACGAGAGAGAAGAATAAACGGCTCTGGCTATTAAGGTGTCCCAAAGGTCGTTTTATACAGGTTTCTGAAGGAGTATATAAACATAAAGCTATTAATAAATTATAGCAGTAGAGAGAAAATATTAGACGCGGGGACAAGAACAAGTTTAAACTTTCTGAGAGAAAAAGTGCAAAGGAATTCGACGATTTAAGCTTTAAAATTCTTAGTAAACAGAGTTACAGAGAGAGAAGTTAATCAGGGTTCAGAGTCAAAAAGAATTCGAAACGTATATACAAGAGTTAGATCAAGATATGGTGATTCAGAGAATAGAATTATGTATAAGAATGGTGAGGTTTGCAATTGAGTTTGTTGTAATCTTTGTTGAAGCTGTGGGATGTGCTCTTCGGGAAAATCCTACATCCGCCGTATTAACAGCAGTACCTATACCTGCTCATCTCACTACATATGTACCTCTAGTTGGGTTTCTACCTTAAAAGTGTGCATTAATCAGACTTTGATTTGATGCAGCAACGGAACGGATTATACAACACCAAAAGCAATGATTGTGGTACTTGTTAGTACACAATTTTTAATCACTTGATTTGGTATGGGAGAAATAATTGATAGTGATTACCTTGAAGAAGAAAAGTATAAGTGTTTTTGGTATAGTTAAACGAAAGGTGAATATACTGTTGatttgtttgtgaatgaagaagagaattgttgttgttttttcttcttaattgtaCCAGTTTTGCTTCTCATTTTAAGTTGAGATTTCTTGATTTTGCAGTAATATGATTCTATCTGTTTCCTCTTCCACACAAACAAAATTCATCGAAAGAACTAAGAATTCCACATACAAACACCAGTTAAGCAAGTTGCAAATTAAAACTCATCTGCTAGTTTCGGATCAAGTTCAGTTTTTTCCGAACAAATAACTCCAACAAATTCTTCGGTAAAAATGTTTTCATGTTTATTAATTGCAGTCTGTTAAAAGTTTTGTTTAGTCTTATGAAGAAGAACGTCCATTTAAAAGTACTTAAGAACAAAGATATGGGTTTGTAACTATAATCGGCTTTTCGTTCGAGTAGAATTCCTCTTAGTCAACATCTTCGACACAAGTCCTAATTGATCAAGAGTTGTTTATGAAATCTAGAAAGTGCATTAACTAAGCTGAAGTAGTCTTAATCGTATTCAAAGTTGGAAGGTGAAGGAATGAATACATGTCACCAAGAACTGATCCACAAATTACTTGAAAACACGGAAAACAAAGATACATGCTTGACTAGCTAGAAGAATACATAAATTGTCAATCGGATTCTTTGAAGTGATGTACTTGAATGTTCTCGACGTCGAGTTTCTTGAAATCACTTATGTTTCGAGTCTTAAAAAACTTCCCCCAGTTATATTCCTTGTATTTGGCTGGATTCTGGTCGTTTGTCAGCTCGTCTAATGGCTTTACCATTACAGTGTGTGAAGGGTTGAAAAAGAAAGGGATAGAAAATCTTTCCCTCTCGGAATTAACCACCACTCTATGTTCTGCGCTCTCGTAGGCATCGTTGCTCCAGACCTGTAATTACATCAAAATGTCATAACAATAACTCAATCAGTTTAATCGGTTCCCCCATAGATGATGACCCAAACATGGTTTGTTGTGTAGTTTATGTACCTGAATTATATCGCCGACGTTGATTATGTAAGAACCTGTAATAGGCATGACCTTGATCCACTCACCATCTGTTTTGCGCTTTACTTCTAGGCCACCAACATCATCCTGCGCTAGAACAGTCAAGACACCCGAATCTTTGTGACGACCCACGCCAAGACCCAAGTGTGGCACTGGACAAGGTGGGTAGTGGTTGAATCGTATAAAACTAGTAGGCTCATCATTGAAGTAACCATTTAACCTCTTTTCTGGCAAGCCCAAGCTTAAGGCCATGATTTCTAGCAGCTTAAATGATAGTTTTTCCATAGCTTTAGCATATTCTTCACACACCTCCCTGTTTTCAACATCAAATGCGTTCAAGTTTGGTCACGACTAAAACAAGTGAGCAATTCGTAGCTCCATCTATTTGTCCAATGTTATGCAAACCTAGAGGCAGCAACAGTAGGATGGGCTAGTAATCAAAATTCTAGGGGAGCTATAATTTTTTTCCCAGAAAAACACTTGAAGAAACAATGCTTGTTGTAAAATTGTTGTACCTGAATTCAGGAGGATAAGTTGGccattggttcctcaactcatgGAGCTCATAATTTTGGTCATGAACTTGACACGAGGCAGGTAAGACCATGGGATCTTTCACGGTGAAGTCGAACACTTCCTTCCAGTCTCTAACATTCTTGGTATGCTCAGTGTCATAATTGTTAGGAAAAGTGTGGCTTTCCTATTTAAGATCCGTTTCCATACAAAGGTGGATTTCCTAATTGGAATTGGAAATATATTAGGAAAGAGTTTAGTTTCCTAGTTGGAGACTAATACTTGATGGCCAAAtttgtgttctctatatataggactagaattgtaggtttgtagaCATCCAATCtaaaagagtggtaaatccttgtgcttaggattttggtcttttttggtagggaggatcgtgtgctaccgtgaaggtcaatatcggtgtgagagaaaaaacttgtagagagaggatttaggtgttctagtgttta
This is a stretch of genomic DNA from Papaver somniferum cultivar HN1 chromosome 1, ASM357369v1, whole genome shotgun sequence. It encodes these proteins:
- the LOC113331204 gene encoding protein DMR6-LIKE OXYGENASE 2-like, with translation MAEVDVAFVQPLEHRPKPNNSAKIVEGIPVIDLFQLTNTGSIDAPPTEIVSKIGNACRDWGFFQVINHGVPFELQQRVDATVKKFFGLSPEERRKVKRDETNPLGYYDTEHTKNVRDWKEVFDFTVKDPMVLPASCQVHDQNYELHELRNQWPTYPPEFREVCEEYAKAMEKLSFKLLEIMALSLGLPEKRLNGYFNDEPTSFIRFNHYPPCPVPHLGLGVGRHKDSGVLTVLAQDDVGGLEVKRKTDGEWIKVMPITGSYIINVGDIIQVWSNDAYESAEHRVVVNSERERFSIPFFFNPSHTVMVKPLDELTNDQNPAKYKEYNWGKFFKTRNISDFKKLDVENIQVHHFKESD